The following proteins are encoded in a genomic region of Hydra vulgaris chromosome 05, alternate assembly HydraT2T_AEP:
- the LOC136080096 gene encoding uncharacterized protein LOC136080096, which produces MEYCCHIWDRSSKDALSPLDKVQKRNVNIVGPALTSNLQRLSHRRNVASLSLFYKCYNGHCSNVLASLIPSTKFHSYLFSFFPQTSVLWKLLPSSCFPDYYNLQSFKSSVNHYLAQ; this is translated from the coding sequence atggaatattgttgtcATATCTGGGATAGATCTTCCAAAGATGCCCTTTCTCCTTTAGATAAGGTTCAAAAACGcaatgtaaacatagttgggcCTGCTCTTACATCCAACCTCCAACgattatcacatcgtcgtaatgttgcttctctttctcttttctacaaatgctataatgggcactgctctaacgTGCTTGCGTCTCTTATTCCATCTACTAAATTTCATTCTTACTTGTTTAgcttttttcctcaaacatctgTTCTTTGGAaattgcttccttcatcttgctttcctgattattataatttgcaatcttttaagtcgtctgtcaatcattatcttgctcaataa